In a single window of the Streptomyces sp. NBC_00285 genome:
- a CDS encoding L,D-transpeptidase produces the protein MGRRKGSIWIAFVTGVVLVGASACGGGGSDKASGDDAKASGKPSASASPSPTKPAGPPMLLETITPQTGTTVGVAMPISVIFTNPVAAKARASVEKHMKVSASQSVAGAWHWMGDKRADWRPKAYWPSGTTVKIDADMTGVSNGNGRYGVHNYTHTFKIGDDVRADVSVTGHTMKVTRNGGPVRTLSINAGSAEYPTWDGTMAVIDKQEKVHMTSCSVGISCDKGSPNFYDLTLPWDIHLTQSGTYVHYSTGDPNPGSGSARGSHGCVHLSLSDAKWFYGQVKQGDPITITGSPRGKAPADNGYADFNLGWDQWLAGSASGEGTTASL, from the coding sequence GTGGGACGGCGCAAGGGCAGCATATGGATCGCATTCGTCACGGGTGTGGTGCTGGTGGGCGCGAGCGCCTGCGGCGGGGGCGGCAGTGACAAGGCAAGCGGAGACGATGCGAAGGCGTCGGGGAAGCCGAGTGCGAGCGCCTCTCCGTCACCGACGAAGCCTGCAGGACCGCCGATGCTGCTGGAGACGATCACCCCGCAGACGGGAACCACGGTCGGCGTGGCCATGCCGATCTCGGTGATCTTCACGAACCCGGTGGCGGCCAAGGCGCGGGCCTCAGTGGAAAAGCACATGAAGGTGAGTGCCTCGCAGTCGGTGGCCGGCGCCTGGCACTGGATGGGCGACAAGCGTGCCGACTGGCGCCCGAAGGCGTACTGGCCCTCCGGTACGACGGTGAAGATCGACGCCGACATGACGGGCGTCAGCAACGGCAACGGACGCTATGGCGTACACAACTACACGCACACCTTCAAGATCGGTGACGACGTGCGCGCGGACGTCTCGGTGACCGGCCACACCATGAAGGTGACCCGGAACGGCGGGCCGGTGCGCACTCTTTCGATCAACGCGGGCAGCGCCGAGTATCCGACGTGGGACGGCACGATGGCCGTCATCGACAAGCAGGAGAAGGTCCACATGACCTCCTGCAGCGTCGGCATCAGCTGCGACAAGGGCAGTCCCAACTTCTACGACCTGACACTGCCCTGGGACATCCACCTCACCCAGTCCGGCACCTACGTCCACTACTCGACCGGCGACCCGAACCCGGGCAGCGGCAGCGCGCGCGGCTCGCACGGCTGCGTCCACCTGTCTCTGTCGGACGCCAAGTGGTTCTACGGTCAGGTGAAGCAGGGCGACCCCATCACCATCACCGGCTCGCCCCGTGGCAAGGCC
- a CDS encoding Imm32 family immunity protein, with protein sequence MRLVSDPVYGEVDLTATATELACLARAVAEGDGFISAASASPPDGSTLAGIEVRNALDSGVRIGLDARRQILVISGDLHARAVLAENLHALVTAEDGGHLHIDYFPEHPYLVPGSLPLVVNSPHGGMPTRAQMP encoded by the coding sequence GTGAGACTCGTGTCCGACCCCGTTTACGGCGAGGTGGATCTCACCGCGACGGCGACAGAACTGGCTTGCTTGGCAAGGGCGGTAGCCGAGGGTGACGGCTTCATCAGCGCCGCGTCCGCGTCTCCCCCTGACGGCAGCACCCTGGCGGGGATCGAAGTCAGGAATGCGCTCGACTCCGGTGTCCGTATCGGACTTGACGCCCGGCGGCAGATCCTTGTGATCAGCGGCGATCTCCATGCCAGGGCTGTCCTGGCCGAAAATCTGCATGCTTTGGTCACCGCCGAGGACGGCGGTCACCTCCACATCGACTACTTTCCCGAGCATCCCTACTTGGTGCCAGGATCATTGCCCTTGGTGGTCAACAGCCCGCACGGAGGTATGCCGACCCGGGCTCAGATGCCGTAA
- a CDS encoding NPP1 family protein: MPRTVSRTFRLVRAAAVTGSGAALAVTLAGSASAGVLQNLPENATTFQKYFEPVYDYDSDSCYPAAAIDPNGTLNGGLKPTGSITGQCRSGHLDHANTYSRAKCNNGWCGIIYASYFEKDEASPGIGHRHDWECMVVWVQQGADTPSYLSASRHGGFSTHPIADVPMSGQRVMAVYHKDGASTHAFRFAKWGEAAENDTGAWHQENLLTWDNLAPNLRTILNASDWGNANLPLQDSKFNDTLNKAKPGEIPFDPYA; encoded by the coding sequence ATGCCTCGAACCGTCAGCAGGACCTTCCGGCTTGTCAGAGCCGCCGCCGTCACGGGCAGCGGCGCGGCTCTCGCCGTCACTCTGGCCGGCAGCGCCTCCGCGGGCGTGCTGCAGAACCTGCCGGAGAACGCCACCACGTTCCAGAAGTACTTCGAGCCCGTGTACGACTACGACTCGGACTCCTGCTACCCGGCCGCCGCCATCGACCCGAACGGGACCCTCAACGGCGGTCTGAAGCCAACCGGATCCATCACCGGCCAGTGCCGCAGCGGCCACCTCGACCACGCCAACACCTACTCGCGAGCCAAGTGCAACAACGGCTGGTGCGGGATCATCTACGCCAGCTACTTCGAGAAGGACGAGGCTTCCCCGGGCATCGGCCACCGCCACGACTGGGAGTGCATGGTCGTGTGGGTCCAGCAAGGGGCGGACACGCCGTCCTACCTGTCCGCCTCCCGGCACGGCGGCTTCAGCACCCACCCCATTGCCGACGTTCCGATGAGCGGCCAGCGGGTCATGGCCGTCTACCACAAGGACGGCGCCAGCACTCACGCATTCCGCTTCGCCAAGTGGGGCGAGGCCGCGGAGAACGACACCGGCGCCTGGCACCAGGAGAACCTGCTCACCTGGGACAACCTCGCACCCAACCTGCGCACCATCCTGAACGCCTCCGACTGGGGCAACGCCAATCTCCCGCTCCAGGACTCCAAGTTCAACGACACGCTCAACAAGGCCAAGCCGGGCGAGATCCCGTTCGACCCGTACGCGTGA
- a CDS encoding VOC family protein — MAIQRMDNVGIVVEDLDAAIGFFVELGMELEGRAQVEGLVADQCTGLDGVRCDIAMVRTPDGHSRLELAKYRSPAVISAGPRNKPHNIVGTHRVMFAVDDIEDTVARLRPHGAELVGEIARFEDSYLLCYVRGPEGIIVGLAEQLG; from the coding sequence ATGGCGATTCAGCGGATGGACAATGTCGGCATCGTCGTCGAGGACCTGGATGCCGCCATCGGGTTCTTCGTGGAACTCGGTATGGAGCTGGAAGGCAGGGCCCAGGTCGAGGGCCTCGTCGCCGACCAGTGCACCGGCCTCGACGGCGTCCGCTGCGACATCGCGATGGTCCGGACCCCGGACGGTCACAGCCGCCTCGAGCTGGCGAAGTACCGCAGTCCCGCGGTGATCAGTGCCGGGCCGCGCAACAAGCCGCACAACATTGTGGGCACGCACCGCGTCATGTTCGCCGTCGACGACATCGAGGACACCGTTGCCCGCCTGCGCCCTCACGGTGCCGAACTCGTCGGTGAGATCGCCCGGTTCGAGGACAGCTATCTGCTCTGCTACGTCCGCGGCCCGGAAGGCATCATCGTCGGACTGGCCGAGCAACTGGGCTGA
- a CDS encoding endonuclease/exonuclease/phosphatase family protein yields the protein MASLNVCCGLSNPLPPVRQRAVEFCRRLEQADVDVVNFQEVWTPGLLRLLGRHLPSFPFVARGTGMLGQPAGGLASFSRTPLTAARYHSFRGTRPSTGSWLFRSALALSSRLQGVLTFGVSGHRTVVGNVHLTANRDGDWSTGNRHEALQAGQLRRVRQVLDEARGDDTELVIAGGDFNLPSGSALYEAMMDADMWRDPFAAADLPTFHAELLPAGATAYRVDYLLVHGDPGRCPVIGIDRLFTEPVAVPAAGSTFLSDHVAQVVRIAIS from the coding sequence GTGGCTTCCTTGAACGTCTGTTGCGGACTGTCCAATCCGCTTCCGCCGGTGAGGCAGCGGGCGGTCGAGTTCTGTCGCCGCCTGGAGCAGGCGGACGTGGACGTCGTGAATTTCCAGGAGGTGTGGACACCAGGGCTGTTGAGGCTCCTGGGTCGGCACCTGCCGTCCTTCCCGTTCGTCGCCCGCGGCACGGGAATGCTCGGTCAGCCGGCCGGAGGGCTGGCCTCCTTTTCCAGGACGCCCCTGACGGCGGCCCGGTACCACTCGTTCCGTGGTACCCGACCGTCGACGGGAAGCTGGTTGTTTCGCAGCGCGCTGGCGCTCAGCAGCCGTCTCCAGGGGGTACTGACCTTTGGAGTGTCCGGCCACCGGACGGTGGTGGGCAATGTGCATCTGACCGCGAACCGGGACGGGGACTGGTCGACGGGCAACCGGCACGAGGCCCTGCAGGCGGGGCAGTTGAGGAGGGTGCGACAGGTACTGGACGAAGCGCGAGGTGATGACACGGAGCTGGTGATCGCCGGCGGTGACTTCAATCTGCCGAGCGGGTCCGCCCTGTACGAGGCGATGATGGACGCCGACATGTGGCGGGACCCCTTCGCCGCGGCGGACCTGCCGACCTTCCACGCCGAGCTGCTGCCTGCCGGTGCGACGGCCTACCGGGTCGACTATCTGCTCGTCCACGGTGACCCCGGTCGCTGTCCGGTCATCGGAATCGACCGGCTCTTCACGGAGCCGGTTGCGGTGCCGGCGGCGGGCTCGACCTTTCTCTCGGACCACGTGGCGCAGGTGGTCAGGATCGCAATCTCCTGA